DNA from Fusobacterium perfoetens:
ATTTATTAAAATACAAAATAAAAGTAAGAGCTTATTTTTTTAACTAACTCTTACTTTTTTAATTGACTTATTTTATTTTCTTATAATAAGTTGCTGGACCTTTTCCAACTTTTTCTATCAATCCTTTCTCTTGTAAAATATTTAAAGTTTTTCTTATCATTCTTTCGCTAAACGACAATTTGTCTTGTATATATTTTCTTGTTGTTCTATCTTTTATTATTTCAAAGACTTTTAGCTCTGTATCAGATAAATTATTTTTATCCGGCACTATCCGGCACTAATCCGGCACTATCCGGCACAATTATATTATCTCAAATTTCTTTAATGCTTTATAAATTCCCTCATCATCAACACTTTCTGTTACATAGTCAGCAGATTTTTTTACATTATCCTCTGCATTTCCCATTGCCACACCGATTTTTACAAATTCAAGCATTTCAATATCATTTCCACCGTCACCAAAAGCCATTGTTTCCTCTTGAGAGATTCCCAAATAATCTATCATTTTTTTAATTCCTACACCTTTTCCACCATCACTTGGGATAACATCAACAAAAAGTTTATTCCATCTAACAGCTCTACATTTTGGCATATTTTCAAAATAATCTTTTTCTTCATCTTCATTTATATAGGCACAAAGTTGATAAGTTTCATTTTCTAAAGAACGTCTTGGGTCTTCAATAGGTGTAGGTTTAAATGTACTTCCTAAAAATTTACGAAGTTCAATAACTCTTTCATTTACAAAATTTGTGTACATATAATCAAGTTCTACAAACTCACAAGATATTTTTTCTTTTTCTAAATATGGTATTATTGATTCTAAAGATTCTTTTGGCAGTGTCATACTGTGGATTACTTTATCTTCTACCACACAATATTGACCATTTAACATAACATATCCATCAAACTCAAATCCTAAAGTTTTTTTCACAATCTCAAAAGTTTTTGGAGATCTCCCAGTAGCTATAAAAAGTTTTATCCCTTTTTTTCTAGCCTCTTCCAAAGCCTCTTTTGTTTTTTCTGACATAGCATGCGTTTTAAAACTTAAAAGAGTTCCATCAACATCAAAAAAAATACTTTTTATCATAATCTATTTTCTCCTCGTATAATATTTATATAATAATTTTTTAATTATTAAGCTATTTTAATTTTTATGTAATATACTGTTATTAG
Protein-coding regions in this window:
- a CDS encoding Cof-type HAD-IIB family hydrolase translates to MIKSIFFDVDGTLLSFKTHAMSEKTKEALEEARKKGIKLFIATGRSPKTFEIVKKTLGFEFDGYVMLNGQYCVVEDKVIHSMTLPKESLESIIPYLEKEKISCEFVELDYMYTNFVNERVIELRKFLGSTFKPTPIEDPRRSLENETYQLCAYINEDEEKDYFENMPKCRAVRWNKLFVDVIPSDGGKGVGIKKMIDYLGISQEETMAFGDGGNDIEMLEFVKIGVAMGNAEDNVKKSADYVTESVDDEGIYKALKKFEII